The proteins below are encoded in one region of Silene latifolia isolate original U9 population chromosome 2, ASM4854445v1, whole genome shotgun sequence:
- the LOC141632328 gene encoding uncharacterized protein LOC141632328, which yields MADDLQSRVGISDSETKRFEFPKDFVVGCRRHHSEEKCEYSESEDLLSSSFPLKALEYFNSKEQTDFELVVDKPTDYGVYFIDDPILHINFVAQSRSSGLSSLFYAEVQTTSFSPGENDDIKLFGCSMLLRVDSQNPMGFGCDICDSETLIHPGPLSGYCVQKGDMFKESLFCKYRSYSTINVISFRKMLEKNKEFYTVCSKKAIQLLNSRVMDAMTDKSGANVSHATLLDASLKSICNWELLEVVAAMDGDGSAIHVNFTVKSSEISSPMMCFAELSLPEELFYANWTMDKEPLLEVRGCCIMKKIKPETQFGRLCGMCLDQLIHPGPAYDYCSVVGDDFAGKDFKLVGSGFF from the exons ATGGCCGACGATCTTCAATCGAGAGTTGGAATTTCCGATTCTGAAACCAAAC GTTTTGAGTTTCCTAAGGATTTCGTTGTGGGTTGTCGTCGTCATCACAGTGAAGAAAAATGTGAGTATTCAGAATCTGAAGATCTATTGAGTAGTTCATTTCCGCTCAAAGCCTTAGAATATTTCAATTCTAAGGAACAAACTGATTTTGAACTTGTCGTTGACAAACCAACTGATTACGGTGTATATTTTATTGACGACCCAATATTACACATTAACTTTGTCGCGCAATCGCGTAGTTCTGGACTTTCCAGCCTCTTCTATGCTGAAGTCCAAACTACCTCTTTCTCTCCTGGTGAAAATGATGATATCAAATTGTTTGGTTGCTCGATGTTACTTCGCGTTGATTCCCAAAATCCAATGGGATTTGGTTGCGATATTTGTGATTCAGAGACCCTTATTCATCCAGGCCCGTTAAGTGGCTATTGCGTTCAGAAAGGCGATATGTTTAAGGAATCTCTGTTTTGCAAATATAGATCTTATAGTACAATCAATGTGATTTCTTTCCGAAAAATGCTCGAAAAGAATAAGGAATTCTATACTGTTTGCTCGAAGAAAGCTATCCAGCTCCTTAACTCTAGGGTG ATGGATGCGATGACGGATAAAAGCGGTGCTAATGTATCTCATGCTACACTATTGGATGCGAGTTTAAAATCG ATATGCAATTGGGAGCTTTTGGAAGTGGTTGCTGCTATGGATGGTGATGGTTCTGCTATTCATGTTAACTTCACAGTAAAGTCTAGCGAAATAAGTAGTCCGATGATGTGCTTTGCAGAGCTATCCCTCCCGGAAGAACTCTTTTATGCAAATTGGACTATGGACAAAGAGCCCCTCTTGGAAGTTCGCGGTTGCTGTATCATGAAGAAAATAAAACCAG AGACTCAATTTGGCAGATTATGTGGTATGTGCCTTGATCAGCTTATTCATCCAGGACCGGCGTACGATTATTGTAGTGTTGTTGGAGATGACTTTGCTGGAAAAGACTTCAAGCTCGTAGGTTCTGGGTTTTTTTAG
- the LOC141632334 gene encoding putative F-box protein At3g51171 translates to MALSLDRNDFLDYEAIQKRVKERGKRHNEVNPIRFTKEFPECLIYEILSWLPVKSLVRFKSVCKSWRIMIKTKSFASKHMQQRYYYQKDDKCRNCLIVAYNELPNEVWYYQYLLDEKRRRVLADTEIYAHPPSSHVFCGPCDGLYYVCNSYRRDDSRRLWNPTLKHRKILPPIVSKHDLPSNRYFAFWDNNYGFGFDPVTQDYKVVIIKDIVDASDNCLEMPPGVLVYSLRTDSWKYVADLPKYYELRDNKSYVFANTSLYWLASKPGSWGNQAIIAFNLATDECREIQLPMPPSDEHDCDYECLMVYHGNMAFVKVDQKMRLFCVWALKKRKWVEKLRMSLHFMARKPLGQWRDGLLIFESKDCQNLIICNLDTLKSWVLKVCKSDPYYWCNGICAYEESIIHLH, encoded by the exons ATGGCTCTCTCGTTGGATCGTAACGACTTTTTGGACTATGAAGCCATCCAAAAAAG GGTGAAAGAACGAGGGAAGAGACATAACGAGGTAAACCCTATTCGATTTACCAAAGAATTTCCCGAATGTTTAATTTACGAGATTCTATCTTGGTTACCTGTAAAATCTTTGGTACGCTTTAAATCCGTATGCAAGTCTTGGCGTATTATGATTAAAACAAAGAGTTTCGCATCCAAGCATATGCAACAACGTTACTACTACCAGAAAGACGATAAATGTCGCAACTGCCTCATTGTTGCATATAACGAACTTCCTAATGAAGTTTGGTATTATCAATATTTGCTCGACGAGAAACGTCGGAGAGTCTTAGCAGATACCGAAATATATGCTCACCCACCAAGTAGTCATGTATTTTGTGGGCCTTGTGACGGATTATATTACGTTTGCAACTCATATAGGAGGGACGACAGTAGACGTCTCTGGAATCCGACTTTGAAGCATCGTAAAATTTTACCTCCGATTGTTTCCAAACATGATCTTCCATCTAATCGATATTTTGCATTTTGGGATAATAATTACGGGTTTGGGTTTGATCCCGTGACACAAGACTACAAAGTTGTAATAATCAAAGATATTGTGGACGCGTCCGATAACTGCTTGGAAATGCCTCCTGGTGTGTTAGTCTACTCATTAAGGACCGACTCTTGGAAATATGTTGCTGATTTGCCTAAATATTACGAATTGAGAGATAACAAGTCATATGTTTTCGCAAACACAAGTCTCTATTGGCTAGCATCTAAGCCAGGTTCTTGGGGTAACCAAGCGATAATCGCGTTCAACTTGGCCACCGATGAATGTCGTGAAATTCAACTACCGATGCCTCCGTCCGACGAACACGATTGCGATTACGAGTGTCTAATGGTGTATCATGGAAACATGGCTTTTGTTAAGGTTGATCAAAAAATGAGATTGTTTTGTGTATGGGCTTTGAAGAAGAGAAAATGGGTCGAGAAATTGAGAATGAGCCTTCATTTTATGGCCCGGAAACCATTGGGCCAGTGGAGAGATGGGCTTCTAATATTTGAAAGTAAAGATTGTCAAAATCTAATTATTTGTAACCTTGACACATTAAAAAGTTGGGTTTTAAAGGTATGTAAGTCTGATCCTTACTATTGGTGTAATGGCATTTGTGCTTACGAGGAAAGCATTATTCATCTTCATTAA